From a region of the Ovis aries strain OAR_USU_Benz2616 breed Rambouillet chromosome 2, ARS-UI_Ramb_v3.0, whole genome shotgun sequence genome:
- the LOC105601948 gene encoding interferon alpha-H-like: MAAAWSLLLALLLLSCNAICSRGCHLPHTHSLANRRVLTLLQQLRRVSPSSCLQDRNDFAFPQEALGGSQLQKAQAISVLHEVTQHTFQLFSTEGSAAAWDRSLLDKLRTTLDQQLTDLQACLRQEEGLRGAPLLKEDSSLAVRKYFHRITLYLQEKGHSPCAWEVVRAEVMRAFSSSTNLQERFRSKD; this comes from the coding sequence ATGGCCGCAGCCTGGTCCTTActcctggccctgctgctgctcagcTGTAACGCCATCTGCTCTCGGGGCTGCCACCTGCCTCACACCCACAGCCTGGCCAACAGGAGGGTCCTGACGCTCCTGCAACAACTGAGGAGggtctccccttcctcctgcctgcagGACAGAAATGACTTCGCATTCCCCCAGGAGGCGCTGGGTGGCAGCCAGTTGCAGAAGGCTCAAGCCATCTCTGTGCTCCACGAGGTGACCCAGCACACCTTCCAGCTCTTCAGCACAGAGGGCTCGGCCGCCGCGTGGGACCGGAGCCTCCTGGACAAGCTCCGCACCACACTGGATCAGCAGCTCACTGACCTGCAAGCCTGTctcaggcaggaggaggggctgcGAGGGGCTCCCCTGCTCAAGGAGGACTCCAGCCTGGCTGTGAGGAAATACTTCCACAGAATCACTCTCTATCTGCAAGAGAAGGGACACAGCCCTTGTGCCTGGGAGGTTGTCAGAGCAGAAGTCATGAGAGCCTTCTCTTCCTCAACAAACTTGCAGGAGAGATTCAGGAGCAAGGACTGA
- the LOC114112835 gene encoding interferon beta-2-like, whose amino-acid sequence MTYQCLLQMVLLLCLSTTALSRSYSLLRFQQRRSTAVCEKLLQQLPATPQHCLEFRMDFQVPEEMKQAQQFRKEDAVLVMYEMLQHIFNILTRDFSSTGWSDAIIEHLREELYGQMSRLEPIQKEIMQKQTSTMGDMTDLHLQKYYFNLGQYLKSKEHNRCAWAVVQVQLLRIFSFLKSLTGYLRD is encoded by the coding sequence ATGACCTACCAGTGCCTCCTCCAGATGGTTCTCCTGCTGTGTCTCTCCACCACAGCTCTTTCCAGGAGCTACAGCTTGCTTCGATTCCAACAAAGGCGGAGCACTGCGGTGTGTGAGAAACTTCTGCAGCAGTTACCTGCAACTCCTCAACATTGCCTCGAGTTCAGGATGGACTTCCAGGTCCCGGAGGAGATGAAGCAAGCACAGCAGTTCCGGAAGGAAGATGCCGTATTGGTCATGTATGAGATGCTCCAGCACATCTTCAATATTCTCAccagagacttctccagcactggCTGGTCTGACGCCATCATTGAGCACCTCCGTGAGGAACTCTATGGGCAGATGAGTCGTCTGGAACCAATCCAGAAGGAAATAATGCAGAAGCAAACCTCCACTATGGGAGACATGACCGATCTTCACCTGCAGAAATATTACTTCAACCTCGGGCAGTACCTCAAGTCCAAGGAGCACAACAGGTGTGCCTGGGCAGTCGTGCAAGTGCAATTGCTCAGgatcttttctttcctgaagagcCTAACAGGTTACCTCCGTGACTGA